A single genomic interval of Corvus cornix cornix isolate S_Up_H32 chromosome 1, ASM73873v5, whole genome shotgun sequence harbors:
- the ZBED1 gene encoding E3 SUMO-protein ligase ZBED1, translating to MENKSLEGSPSDLKLVAHPRAKSKVWKYFGFDTNAEGCILQWKKIYCRICMAQIAYSGNTSNLSYHLEKNHPDEFCEFVKSNTEQMREAFATAFSKIKPESSQQVVQDSLIMKTYQNYENKKHQELTSAVISLICEGMYPASIVDEPTFKALLRTADPRYELPSRKYFCTKAIPEKYSAIREIVLKELTEVLWCGISTDMWRSENQNRSYVTVAVHFLSSSPANCLAVNSRCLKTFEVPEDNTAETITRVLYETFIEWGINTKVFGATTDYSKDIVKACSLLDIPVQMPCLGHTFNAGIQQAFQLPKLCNLLARCRKLVEYFQQSTVAMYMLSEKQKQQNILHCMLVSDRVSWWGSTLAMLQRLKEQQFVIAAVLVEDSNNHHLMLESSEWNTIEGLVELLQPFKQVAEMMSASKYPTISMVKPLLHMLLNTTLNIKENDLKEISMAKEVIAKELSTTYQHTPEIDMFLNVATFLDPRYKKLPFLSAFERQQVENRVVEEAKSLLEKVKENSFRAEEKFFTVSEEPPMKKIIISSTPPPTSVINNMLAEIFCQTGGVEDQEEWHAQIVEELSNFKSQKVLGLNEDPLKWWSDRLALFPVLPKVLQKYWCILATRVFPERLFGSSANVVSAKRNRLAPAHVDEQIFLYENSRNGSEAEPEDEDEGEWGLEQEQIFNLNDSVNINNNFFNIRDSGFV from the coding sequence ATGGAGAATAAAAGTTTAGAAGGTTCCCCATCAGACCTAAAGTTAGTGGCTCACCCGAGAGCAAAGAGTAAAGTGTGGAAGTACTTTGGGTTTGATACCAATGCAGAAGGATGCATATTACAGTGGAAGAAGATCTACTGCCGTATTTGCATGGCACAGATTGCCTATTCAGGAAACACGTCCAACCTTTCCTACCACCTTGAGAAAAATCACCCCGATGAATTCTGTGAGTTTGTGAAAAGTAACACTGAGCAAATGAGGGAAGCCTTTGccacagcattttcaaaaatcaagCCGGAGTCATCACAGCAGGTTGTTCAAGATAGCCTCATCATGAAGACCTACCAGAACTACGAAAACAAAAAACATCAGGAACTGACATCTGCAGTCATCAGCTTAATTTGCGAGGGCATGTATCCAGCCTCCATCGTTGATGAACCTACCTTCAAGGCCCTCTTGAGAACAGCAGACCCCAGGTATGAACTTCCGAGCCGGAAGTACTTCTGTACAAAAGCGATTCCTGAAAAGTACAGTGCTATTAGAGAAATTGTGCTGAAAGAGCTCACTGAGGTTCTGTGGTGTGGCATATCCACGGACATGTGGAGGAGCGAAAACCAGAACAGGTCATATGTAACCGTGGCAGTTCACTTTCtcagcagcagtcctgccaaCTGCCTGGCTGTGAACTCACGGTGTTTGAAAACATTCGAAGTACCAGAGGATAACACTGCAGAGACCATTACACGAGTTCTTTATGAAACATTCATTGAGTGGGGGATCAATACAAAAGTCTTTGGTGCTACAACAGATTACAGTAAAGACATTGTGAAAGCTTGCTCTCTCCTAGATATTCCCGTACAGATGCCTTGTTTGGGGCACACTTTTAACGCAGGAATACAACAAGCTTTTCAGCTCCCCAAACTCTGCAACCTTCTTGCCAGGTGCCGAAAGCTAGTGGAGTATTTTCAGCAGTCTACGGTCGCAATGTACATGCTGAGcgaaaagcagaagcagcagaatatTCTCCACTGCATGCTGGTAAGTGACCGTGTTTCCTGGTGGGGAAGCACACTCGCTATGCTGCAGCGCCTCAAGGAGCAGCAGTTTGTCATTGCGGCTGTTCTCGTGGAGGACAGCAACAACCACCACCTCATGCTGGAATCCAGTGAGTGGAATACAATCGAAGGGCTggtggagctgctccagcctttcAAGCAGGTTGCAGAGATGATGTCTGCTTCAAAGTACCCGACGATAAGTATGGTGAAGCCACTTCTCCACATGCTTCTGAATACTACTCTGAACATCAAAGAGAACGATTTGAAAGAAATCAGCATGGCAAAGGAGGTGATTGCTAAAGAGTTGTCAACCACCTACCAGCACACACCTGAGATAGACATGTTTCTCAATGTTGCAACTTTCTTGGATCCCCGCTACAAgaaactgccttttctttcagcctttgAAAGGCAGCAGGTGGAAAACAGAGTGGTGGAAGAAGCAAAAAGCCTGCTggagaaagtaaaagaaaatagctttagagctgaagagaaattcttcactgtttcAGAAGAGCCCCctatgaaaaaaatcatcatctCCTCTACTCCTCCTCCTACCAGTGTCATCAACAACATGCTTGCAGAGATCTTTTGCCAGACGGGAGGCGTGGAAGACCAGGAGGAATGGCATGCTCAAATCGTTGAGGAGTTGAGCAACTTCAAGTCACAAAAGGTCCTCGGTTTGAATGAGGACCCATTGAAGTGGTGGTCTGACAGACTAGCGCTGTTTCCAGTTTTACCAAAGGTTCTTCAAAAATACTGGTGTATTCTGGCCACAAGGGTCTTCCCTGAACGCCTTTTTGGTTCTTCTGCTAATGTTGTGAGTGCAAAGAGAAACCGGTTAGCCCCGGCTCATGTGGATGAGCAGATCTTTTTGTATGAAAACAGTCGGAATGGGTCTGAGGCAGAACCGGAGGACGAAGACGAAGGAGAGTGGGGTTTGGAAcaggaacagatttttaatttaaatgactCGGTAAACATAAacaataatttctttaatattcGAGACAGTGGGTTTGTTTAA